Proteins encoded within one genomic window of Terriglobus sp. TAA 43:
- the rpsT gene encoding 30S ribosomal protein S20, with product MANHVSSLKRSKQTIAKTAVNRSNKTKLRGSLRQLREALVKGDVEAVKTQYRATVSILDKSVQKGVLHDNTASRYKSRLNARVKALATKAA from the coding sequence ATGGCAAATCACGTATCGTCCCTGAAGCGCTCCAAGCAGACCATTGCAAAGACTGCAGTCAATCGCTCCAACAAGACCAAGCTGCGCGGTTCGCTGCGCCAGCTGCGCGAGGCCCTCGTAAAGGGTGATGTCGAAGCTGTGAAGACACAGTACCGCGCAACCGTCTCCATCCTGGACAAGAGCGTCCAGAAGGGCGTGCTGCACGACAACACTGCATCGCGCTACAAGAGCCGCCTCAACGCTCGCGTGAAGGCTCTGGCCACCAAGGCTGCTTAA
- the mrdA gene encoding penicillin-binding protein 2: MLPTDVNNQTFSQRGEKIAPGKLAAAQYVIAFILLVLFAGLWRLQVLGAENYRLLAEANRVRKVPILAPRGRLFDREGRLLVDNYSSVTCFLLREQMRDADLPLIAEGLHLPMDQLQYILHHYQYAPKYQPIPLKQDITPDEQAFISAHFNELPELETLEEQRRLYPRDGFAAHLIGYVGEISENDLKNPKYDFYEPGDVVGKFGVEEAYDAILRGTDGSRDVIVNSHGREIGKLGEELAVPGKDLKLTIDLDLQMVAEKVMEGKNGGLVAMDPHTGEILAMVSRPTFDPNQFAVRLSRSYWNGIITDANHPLMNKAIQAQLAPGSTFKVIMTLAGLQENAAQDLRVVCNGGATFFGHFFGCDRHHGSVDIRNALPYSCDTYYYTLANKLGIDTIAKYGHEVGIGQKTGVDLPGEASGIMPSPEWKLKAQRDKWYAGETISVGIGQGATQASPIQLARALSGIASGGVFIRPHSVMADQIDPQMQQALEETYPGTGKKRIDITPENWEAITDAMANVTQSSIGTAAEAHLEGIDFAGKTGTADVISGRKKGTADKATLPNAWFVGMTPRRNPDIVVAVLWEHGYWGNNSAKLAAQVVNAFVEKQRKKVGNLRLVQAALPQPPNQDTGTKDDKPTQPSASAKPIAPADKDNAKPSSQPVALKPKEQKPAA; this comes from the coding sequence ATGCTTCCAACTGACGTAAACAACCAGACCTTCTCCCAGCGCGGCGAAAAAATCGCGCCGGGCAAGCTGGCTGCTGCTCAGTATGTGATCGCGTTCATTCTTCTGGTGTTGTTTGCCGGACTGTGGCGACTGCAGGTGTTGGGCGCGGAAAACTATCGCCTGCTGGCAGAGGCCAATCGAGTCCGCAAGGTTCCGATTCTCGCGCCGCGTGGCCGTCTTTTCGATCGTGAAGGCCGCCTGCTGGTCGACAACTACTCCTCCGTCACCTGTTTCCTGTTGCGCGAACAGATGCGCGATGCCGACCTGCCGCTGATCGCCGAGGGGCTGCACCTGCCCATGGACCAGCTCCAGTACATCCTGCACCACTATCAGTACGCGCCAAAATACCAGCCCATTCCGCTGAAGCAGGACATCACGCCGGACGAACAGGCTTTCATCTCCGCTCATTTCAATGAGTTACCGGAGCTGGAAACCCTGGAAGAACAGCGCCGGCTGTACCCGCGCGACGGTTTCGCTGCCCACCTGATCGGCTACGTCGGCGAAATCAGCGAAAACGACCTCAAGAATCCCAAGTACGACTTCTACGAACCCGGCGACGTAGTAGGAAAATTCGGCGTGGAAGAGGCGTATGACGCCATCCTGCGCGGCACCGACGGCTCGCGCGATGTGATTGTGAACAGTCACGGTCGCGAAATCGGCAAGCTGGGCGAAGAACTCGCCGTCCCCGGCAAAGACCTGAAGCTCACCATCGATCTGGATCTGCAGATGGTCGCGGAAAAGGTGATGGAAGGCAAAAATGGCGGCCTCGTCGCCATGGACCCGCACACCGGCGAGATCCTTGCAATGGTGTCAAGACCCACCTTCGACCCGAACCAGTTCGCGGTGCGCCTCTCCCGTTCGTACTGGAACGGCATCATCACAGACGCGAATCATCCGCTGATGAACAAGGCCATTCAGGCGCAGCTTGCGCCGGGTTCCACGTTCAAAGTCATCATGACTCTCGCAGGCCTGCAGGAGAATGCTGCGCAGGATCTGCGCGTCGTGTGCAACGGCGGCGCCACGTTCTTTGGCCACTTCTTTGGCTGCGATCGCCACCACGGTTCGGTAGACATCCGCAACGCTCTGCCGTACTCGTGCGACACGTATTACTACACGCTCGCGAACAAGCTCGGCATCGACACGATTGCGAAATACGGTCATGAAGTCGGCATCGGTCAGAAGACCGGCGTCGATCTCCCCGGCGAGGCCTCCGGCATCATGCCTTCGCCGGAATGGAAGCTGAAAGCTCAGCGCGACAAGTGGTACGCGGGCGAGACGATCTCGGTCGGCATCGGTCAGGGTGCCACCCAGGCCAGCCCCATTCAGTTGGCACGCGCACTCAGCGGCATCGCGTCCGGTGGCGTCTTCATCCGGCCCCACTCGGTCATGGCAGACCAGATCGATCCCCAGATGCAACAGGCGCTTGAAGAGACCTATCCCGGCACCGGAAAGAAGCGCATCGACATCACACCGGAGAACTGGGAAGCCATCACCGACGCCATGGCGAACGTGACGCAAAGCAGCATCGGCACCGCGGCGGAAGCACATTTGGAAGGCATCGACTTCGCCGGCAAGACTGGCACAGCCGACGTCATTAGCGGACGCAAGAAGGGAACCGCAGACAAGGCCACCTTGCCCAACGCGTGGTTCGTCGGCATGACGCCACGCCGCAACCCGGACATCGTCGTAGCCGTTCTCTGGGAGCATGGCTACTGGGGCAACAACTCGGCCAAGCTAGCCGCGCAGGTCGTCAACGCGTTCGTTGAAAAACAGCGTAAGAAGGTCGGAAACCTGCGGTTGGTGCAGGCAGCCTTACCGCAGCCACCAAATCAGGACACTGGCACGAAGGACGACAAGCCCACACAACCTTCCGCCAGCGCGAAGCCGATTGCGCCTGCTGACAAGGACAACGCAAAGCCTTCCTCGCAGCCCGTGGCGCTGAAGCCGAAAGAACAGAAGCCCGCCGCTTAG
- the ybeY gene encoding rRNA maturation RNase YbeY translates to MIVTEPPSRTDGKQPSLQKATLSRFLKRAQKAAELDGEVTVLLADDARLKELNRSFRHKNKPTDVLSFPAFENEEGYAGDLAISLETAKRQADEHGHSLEDELRTLMLHGVLHLAGYDHETDKGEMRALEAELREKLKLPTGLIERTLSAPKKRTAAKAKKTTAKKAAPKKSPAKRTWR, encoded by the coding sequence TTGATCGTTACAGAACCTCCGAGTCGAACTGATGGCAAACAACCTTCGCTGCAGAAGGCGACACTTTCACGTTTCCTGAAACGTGCACAAAAAGCCGCCGAACTGGATGGCGAAGTGACTGTACTGCTGGCGGACGATGCGCGATTGAAAGAGTTAAATCGCAGCTTCCGCCACAAGAACAAACCCACTGACGTTTTGAGCTTCCCCGCCTTTGAAAATGAAGAAGGCTACGCTGGCGATCTCGCGATCTCGCTGGAGACGGCGAAGCGGCAGGCCGACGAACATGGCCATTCGCTGGAAGATGAACTGCGGACGCTGATGCTGCATGGCGTTCTGCATCTTGCCGGATACGACCACGAAACCGATAAGGGCGAGATGCGCGCGCTTGAAGCTGAATTGCGCGAGAAGTTGAAACTGCCCACGGGATTGATTGAACGCACGCTGTCTGCTCCGAAGAAACGCACCGCAGCAAAAGCGAAGAAGACAACGGCGAAGAAGGCTGCACCAAAGAAGAGCCCAGCGAAGAGGACGTGGCGATGA
- the era gene encoding GTPase Era, with amino-acid sequence MAFRAGFVSIIGRPNAGKSTLLNALLGEKLAIVTHKAQTTRTRILGVLEQPAQPKTKTRPALPAAQIVLVDTPGVHKPSTQLDRRMMQEVHDALESRDVVLFLVDATHRIHEPAPRVEGKSPTPSEDKKALSAAEDAFALSMLRNVECPVILVFNKIDLVKREDLLPLITHWTTKFSFTDTVLISAAKKDGLDTLLGRIVEQLPEANRYFPEDQLTDQPMRFLAAELIREKILLFTGEEVPYASAVVVEKWEEPGPQRKPKKDEEPKLPVTKIAAAIFVERSGQKAILIGKQGAMLKQIGTAARKEIEDLLGTRVFLELFVKVKEDWRSKKGFVEELDWRRQLESLQASQTLKKENEA; translated from the coding sequence ATGGCATTTCGCGCAGGTTTCGTCTCCATCATCGGCCGCCCCAACGCAGGCAAGTCCACGCTGCTCAACGCTCTCCTTGGCGAGAAGCTGGCCATCGTTACACATAAGGCGCAGACCACGCGTACACGTATTCTTGGGGTTTTGGAACAGCCGGCACAGCCGAAAACGAAGACACGCCCAGCTCTACCCGCCGCACAGATTGTCCTGGTGGATACGCCGGGCGTACACAAGCCCAGCACACAGCTTGACCGCCGCATGATGCAGGAAGTCCACGACGCGTTGGAAAGCCGCGACGTGGTGCTGTTCCTGGTGGACGCGACGCATCGCATTCATGAACCGGCTCCGCGTGTGGAAGGTAAGTCTCCTACTCCCTCTGAAGACAAGAAAGCACTGAGCGCGGCAGAAGATGCGTTTGCGTTGAGCATGTTGCGCAACGTGGAATGCCCGGTGATTCTTGTCTTCAACAAGATTGACCTGGTGAAGCGTGAAGACCTTCTTCCGCTCATCACGCACTGGACTACGAAGTTTTCCTTCACCGATACAGTACTGATCTCAGCGGCGAAGAAGGATGGCCTGGATACGTTACTGGGTCGCATTGTGGAGCAGCTACCCGAAGCGAATCGCTACTTCCCCGAAGACCAGCTCACCGACCAGCCGATGCGCTTTCTGGCAGCGGAACTAATCCGCGAAAAGATTCTGCTCTTCACCGGCGAGGAAGTGCCTTACGCGTCCGCTGTTGTAGTGGAGAAGTGGGAAGAGCCGGGGCCGCAGCGCAAGCCCAAGAAGGATGAAGAGCCGAAGCTGCCGGTAACGAAGATTGCGGCAGCCATCTTTGTGGAGCGCAGCGGACAGAAGGCGATCCTGATCGGCAAGCAGGGCGCCATGCTGAAGCAAATTGGCACCGCAGCACGCAAAGAGATCGAGGACCTGCTGGGCACTCGCGTATTCCTGGAACTGTTTGTGAAGGTGAAGGAAGACTGGCGTTCAAAGAAGGGCTTTGTAGAGGAGTTGGATTGGCGGCGTCAGTTGGAATCGTTGCAGGCTTCGCAGACGCTTAAGAAAGAGAATGAGGCCTAA
- a CDS encoding carboxypeptidase regulatory-like domain-containing protein, which produces MRPDKFFHVPTRIALIACLSAAAAGAQTTTARLTGTVTDPSGAAVSNAQVSIRNLGTGQERLVTTNGDGLYVAVSLPPGTYDVLITAAGFSNNEQKNVVLAVGQEVTKNFSVGVAGAETSVTVNAGSVVDLDTSSAKIGGNVPEREIKNLPINGRQISQLYLLTPGATNTGSGTFDNMHFSGRAVEQNIIRLDGIEATSIIDTSPGNLNGELTSTFRLQQSLEAVQEFRVDSSNYPAELGTGTGGQISFVTKSGGNALHGSLFEYVRNDFFDARNYFNRRNTANNTPKFRLNQFGGSVGGPIIKDKLFFAAVYEGLRQGWAVPYSSTTLSAAQRAQVTNPALQPLLAAFPVANNGASGLISIGQNRIQEDFGHIRFDYHFNDRFNLYARYNRDQGVSSQVQDASLSRFNQVEVPQNAVLALNQVLSPRMFNETKFGYNGIKMRVKGVAGPTGGVDLSSSRIAIAGLTNVGALISLSSSFNGTGAPYTGQSYSYIDNFSYVIGNHNTKVGFEIRPLSLYNDQIGGTTYTYNSFTNFANNVPDQIQFYGTLSDKSPFTGLSGNAQVKQAYYIAYAQDEWKIKPNLTLSYGLRYEYYSPLHEVRNKNVVFDMVAGTIYPSFKGDWYSSTQNFGPRLGLTYAPASLHDKTVLRLGGGWYFGPGQTEDQIQPEANDRATRTFTNTGGTATSGKVYPINPQTDVYANYDINSPTLGYQPRAYAPTYKVPEKVASYTASIQQQLPGNMQFMVGYVGSTGRNLFLRSITNLITGVTTSPTTGAGTAIRQFGNRFAEVDYKTSGGVDQYHSLQTSLQRRFSNGLSLGLQYTWAKELGTSSGSNEATTAQAPLQIYGQAPEYGRGINDIRDTLNATALFDVPVGKGKTFDLGNIGNTVVGGWQIGSIVNFRTGVPIDVLITRPDVAYVGNAGTPYAGQTFANPVLVGNVVQTTAVQNVPGGGNSRNVRRPNRVPGVNPYVGGRGAYQVSTVGPQFLNPAAFTTPAAGSFGNQRRNDVTGPGLVQLDLSLQKEFAFTERFRFKFVADAFNILNHPNFANPGNIRLAQVIPSAATGGAQPGTPFALSGANGAGSNFGTLSSTVGNQVGLGAQRQIQLSGRLSF; this is translated from the coding sequence ATGAGGCCAGATAAGTTTTTCCATGTCCCCACGCGCATCGCTCTGATTGCGTGTCTTTCCGCTGCAGCCGCTGGAGCACAGACCACCACGGCAAGGCTCACAGGTACCGTTACCGATCCCAGCGGGGCTGCCGTTTCCAATGCGCAGGTAAGCATCCGCAACCTTGGTACCGGTCAAGAGCGCCTGGTGACCACCAACGGCGACGGCCTGTATGTGGCAGTATCCCTGCCACCGGGAACCTATGACGTCCTGATCACGGCTGCCGGCTTCTCAAACAATGAGCAGAAGAACGTGGTTCTGGCCGTGGGCCAGGAAGTGACGAAGAACTTCTCCGTAGGCGTTGCTGGCGCAGAGACGTCTGTCACAGTAAACGCTGGCAGCGTGGTGGATCTGGATACGTCGTCGGCGAAAATCGGCGGCAACGTTCCCGAGCGCGAAATCAAGAACCTTCCGATCAACGGTCGCCAGATTTCGCAGCTGTATCTGTTGACGCCGGGTGCGACCAACACGGGCAGCGGCACCTTTGACAACATGCACTTCTCCGGCCGCGCTGTGGAACAGAACATCATCCGTCTGGACGGCATTGAAGCCACGAGCATCATCGATACGTCTCCGGGCAACCTGAACGGCGAGTTGACCTCGACCTTCCGTCTGCAGCAGTCACTGGAAGCGGTTCAGGAATTCCGCGTTGACTCGTCGAACTACCCTGCGGAACTGGGTACCGGTACGGGCGGCCAGATCAGCTTCGTGACCAAGAGTGGTGGCAACGCTCTTCACGGCAGTTTGTTTGAGTATGTGCGTAACGACTTCTTCGACGCGCGTAACTACTTCAACCGCCGTAACACTGCCAACAACACGCCGAAGTTCCGCCTGAACCAGTTTGGCGGATCGGTTGGCGGCCCCATCATCAAGGACAAGCTGTTCTTCGCGGCGGTCTACGAAGGTCTGCGTCAGGGTTGGGCTGTTCCCTATTCGTCCACGACACTGAGCGCTGCACAGCGTGCACAGGTAACCAACCCGGCACTGCAGCCGCTGCTGGCCGCGTTCCCCGTCGCGAACAACGGTGCATCCGGCCTTATCAGCATTGGCCAGAATCGCATCCAGGAAGACTTCGGCCATATCCGCTTCGACTATCACTTCAACGACCGGTTCAACCTGTATGCGCGCTACAACCGCGATCAGGGCGTATCGTCGCAGGTGCAGGATGCTTCGCTGAGCCGCTTTAACCAGGTAGAAGTACCGCAGAACGCCGTGCTGGCGTTGAACCAGGTGCTGTCGCCGCGCATGTTCAACGAAACCAAGTTCGGCTACAACGGCATCAAGATGCGCGTGAAGGGCGTCGCCGGTCCTACCGGTGGTGTGGATCTCAGCTCTTCGCGTATCGCAATTGCCGGTCTGACCAACGTTGGCGCGCTGATTTCGCTGTCGTCGTCGTTTAACGGCACGGGCGCTCCCTACACGGGCCAGAGCTACTCATACATTGACAACTTCAGCTACGTGATCGGCAACCACAACACGAAGGTTGGTTTTGAGATCCGCCCGCTGTCGCTGTACAACGACCAGATCGGTGGCACCACGTACACCTACAACAGCTTCACGAACTTCGCGAACAACGTACCGGATCAGATTCAGTTCTACGGCACACTGAGCGATAAGAGCCCGTTCACGGGCCTGAGCGGAAACGCACAGGTGAAGCAGGCGTACTACATCGCTTATGCACAGGATGAGTGGAAGATTAAGCCCAACCTGACGCTGAGCTATGGTCTGCGCTACGAGTACTATTCGCCGTTGCATGAAGTGCGCAACAAGAACGTGGTTTTCGACATGGTTGCAGGCACCATCTACCCCAGCTTCAAGGGCGATTGGTACTCCAGCACGCAGAACTTCGGGCCCCGCCTGGGCCTGACCTACGCTCCGGCCAGCCTGCATGACAAGACCGTTCTTCGCCTTGGTGGTGGATGGTACTTCGGCCCCGGACAGACAGAAGATCAGATTCAGCCGGAAGCCAATGACCGCGCGACCCGTACGTTTACCAACACGGGCGGTACGGCGACCAGTGGCAAGGTTTATCCGATCAATCCGCAGACGGACGTCTACGCGAACTACGACATCAACAGCCCGACACTGGGTTATCAGCCGCGCGCCTATGCTCCCACCTACAAGGTGCCGGAGAAGGTGGCCAGCTACACGGCCAGCATTCAGCAGCAGCTGCCGGGCAACATGCAGTTCATGGTTGGCTATGTGGGATCGACGGGACGCAACCTGTTCCTACGCTCCATCACCAACCTGATCACCGGCGTGACGACGAGCCCCACAACGGGTGCGGGTACCGCAATCCGTCAGTTCGGCAACCGTTTTGCGGAAGTCGACTACAAGACCAGCGGCGGTGTGGACCAGTACCACTCGTTGCAGACCTCGCTGCAGCGCCGCTTCTCGAACGGCCTGTCGCTGGGCCTGCAGTACACCTGGGCGAAGGAACTGGGCACGTCGTCGGGTTCGAACGAAGCCACGACTGCGCAGGCGCCTCTGCAGATCTATGGCCAGGCACCTGAATACGGCCGCGGCATCAACGACATCCGCGACACTCTGAACGCAACCGCGCTGTTCGATGTGCCGGTAGGCAAGGGTAAGACGTTCGACCTGGGCAACATCGGTAACACGGTTGTTGGCGGCTGGCAGATTGGCAGCATCGTCAACTTCCGCACGGGCGTGCCGATCGACGTGCTAATCACGCGTCCTGACGTGGCCTACGTGGGCAACGCCGGAACGCCGTATGCTGGCCAGACCTTCGCGAACCCCGTCCTTGTGGGCAACGTGGTGCAGACCACGGCAGTCCAGAACGTGCCGGGCGGCGGTAACAGCCGTAACGTGCGTCGTCCGAACCGCGTACCCGGCGTGAACCCCTACGTTGGCGGACGCGGTGCATATCAGGTGTCCACGGTGGGTCCGCAGTTCCTGAACCCAGCAGCCTTCACCACGCCGGCTGCTGGCAGCTTCGGTAATCAGCGCCGTAACGATGTCACCGGCCCCGGCCTGGTGCAGTTGGATCTGAGCCTCCAGAAGGAATTCGCCTTCACGGAGCGCTTCCGGTTCAAGTTCGTCGCGGATGCTTTCAACATCCTGAACCACCCGAACTTTGCCAACCCCGGCAACATTCGTCTGGCACAGGTGATTCCGTCCGCTGCAACCGGCGGCGCGCAGCCTGGAACACCGTTCGCCCTGTCGGGTGCAAACGGTGCAGGCAGCAACTTCGGAACGCTGTCCTCCACGGTTGGCAACCAGGTCGGTCTGGGAGCACAACGTCAAATCCAGCTCTCAGGACGCCTGAGCTTCTAA
- a CDS encoding PhoH family protein, whose product MAKILLEITPHTEALFGLRDENLRWMERELGVSIDLRSNGLLVEGTDEHVALVERIFKDFEALRRSGVTLAGPELHALVKLAVADPSSTLKQLVDSGRQRTANGVKRMVNPRSANQKKYVEAIEQNDMTFGIGPAGTGKTYLAVAMAASALMAKKVERIVLVRPAVEAGERLGFLPGSLQEKVDPYLRPLYDALYDLLEKERVDKMLEKGIIEVAPLAFMRGRTLSNAFIIMDEAQNTTNEQMKMFVTRLGMNSKAVITGDLTQIDLPNPKRSGLLEALGVLEGVEGVGFCHFEDKDVVRHNLVQRIVRAYETHQREQQLSLGLEGGIDVPATETKPTVRKTQ is encoded by the coding sequence TTGGCCAAGATCCTGCTCGAAATCACGCCCCATACGGAAGCCCTGTTCGGGCTTCGTGACGAAAACCTGCGGTGGATGGAGAGGGAGCTGGGCGTGTCGATCGACCTTCGATCGAACGGCCTGCTTGTGGAAGGAACGGACGAGCACGTGGCGCTGGTGGAACGCATCTTCAAGGACTTTGAAGCTCTGCGCCGCAGCGGCGTAACGCTGGCCGGACCTGAGCTCCATGCACTGGTAAAGCTTGCGGTGGCTGATCCATCGTCCACACTGAAACAACTTGTGGATAGCGGCCGCCAACGTACAGCCAATGGCGTGAAGCGCATGGTAAATCCGCGTTCTGCCAATCAGAAGAAGTACGTCGAGGCCATTGAACAAAACGACATGACCTTTGGCATTGGCCCTGCCGGTACGGGTAAAACGTATCTCGCTGTTGCGATGGCGGCAAGCGCGTTGATGGCGAAGAAAGTCGAACGCATCGTACTGGTGCGTCCTGCAGTGGAAGCAGGCGAACGGTTAGGTTTCTTACCCGGTTCGTTGCAGGAAAAAGTCGACCCGTACCTGCGTCCGCTGTACGACGCGCTCTACGACTTGCTGGAAAAAGAGCGCGTGGACAAGATGCTGGAGAAGGGCATCATTGAAGTAGCTCCGCTAGCCTTCATGCGCGGTCGTACGCTGTCCAACGCGTTCATCATCATGGACGAGGCGCAGAACACCACCAACGAACAGATGAAGATGTTCGTAACGCGTCTGGGCATGAACAGCAAGGCTGTCATCACGGGCGACCTGACGCAGATTGACTTGCCGAATCCGAAACGCAGCGGTCTGCTGGAAGCTCTAGGCGTGCTGGAAGGCGTGGAGGGCGTAGGCTTCTGTCACTTCGAAGACAAGGATGTGGTGCGCCACAACCTTGTGCAGCGCATTGTTCGCGCATACGAAACACATCAGCGTGAGCAGCAGCTTTCGCTTGGCCTGGAAGGCGGCATCGACGTTCCGGCAACAGAAACGAAGCCGACCGTACGCAAGACGCAATAA
- a CDS encoding hemolysin family protein → MSPLLFTLSILLLLTVLTLSSYADRVYSEMGKFLAREYQENLDAWTERIEPRLGLSRDSVALSASILRQGSLALLALILGVHRARVGGGWPAYAETVAELALIIIVFDRMLPQVLFARTRGEWVSTARIPLQVLFYLILPLTLTLGLLESIVALAEPDNEEEEDHPDEGVDALLEAGEEEGILEESDRALVRSVVEFGDLVVREVMTPRPEMFTVPDTMTLAEFTAVLNENAFSRVPVYRDTVDEITGIAFAHDLLQITDVDANTRTVRDMQRPAAFVPEPKKVNELLREMQSEKQHMRIVIDEYGSVAGLVTIEDLIEAIVGNIEDEHDEDAEVLEDEDGSWIVPGNMDVAKLRDLLQKDAEEDEREPLRLRTDLEASTVGGLVSELAGHIPHPGEVVEEDGLRLEVVNATSRLVKRVRVSLLPPDDPTEN, encoded by the coding sequence ATGAGCCCACTTCTTTTCACGCTTTCCATCCTGCTTTTGCTGACGGTGCTTACGCTGTCGTCGTACGCGGATCGCGTGTACAGCGAGATGGGCAAGTTCCTTGCGCGCGAATACCAGGAAAATCTGGATGCATGGACGGAACGAATTGAACCGCGGTTGGGGCTTTCGCGTGATTCGGTTGCACTCTCCGCTTCCATTCTTCGACAGGGTTCGCTGGCTCTGCTTGCGCTGATTCTTGGTGTGCATCGCGCGCGCGTGGGTGGAGGATGGCCTGCGTATGCAGAGACAGTGGCAGAGCTTGCGCTGATCATCATCGTGTTTGATCGCATGTTGCCGCAAGTATTGTTTGCGCGCACGCGTGGCGAATGGGTTTCTACTGCGCGCATTCCGTTGCAGGTGCTGTTCTACCTGATCCTGCCATTGACGCTGACGCTGGGGCTCCTGGAGTCCATCGTTGCACTGGCAGAACCGGATAACGAGGAAGAGGAAGACCATCCCGACGAAGGCGTGGATGCGCTGCTGGAAGCAGGTGAGGAAGAAGGCATCCTGGAGGAGAGCGACCGCGCGCTGGTGCGCAGTGTGGTGGAGTTTGGTGACCTGGTCGTACGCGAAGTGATGACGCCGCGACCGGAGATGTTCACCGTCCCGGACACCATGACGCTGGCAGAGTTCACCGCTGTGCTGAATGAAAATGCATTCTCGCGCGTGCCGGTCTACCGCGACACCGTCGATGAGATTACTGGCATTGCCTTTGCGCATGACCTGTTGCAGATCACCGACGTGGATGCGAACACCCGCACGGTGCGAGATATGCAGCGGCCTGCCGCGTTTGTGCCTGAGCCGAAGAAAGTCAACGAGCTGTTGCGCGAGATGCAGAGCGAGAAACAGCACATGCGCATTGTGATTGATGAATACGGCTCAGTCGCTGGCCTGGTGACCATTGAAGACCTGATTGAAGCTATCGTGGGCAACATTGAAGACGAGCACGATGAAGATGCCGAGGTGCTGGAGGACGAAGACGGCTCATGGATTGTGCCCGGCAACATGGATGTTGCAAAGCTTCGCGATCTGCTGCAGAAAGATGCCGAGGAAGACGAACGCGAGCCACTTCGCCTGCGCACCGATTTGGAAGCCAGCACCGTGGGCGGCCTTGTTTCGGAGCTGGCCGGACACATTCCGCATCCGGGTGAAGTGGTGGAAGAGGATGGCTTGCGGCTGGAGGTGGTCAATGCGACATCGCGGCTGGTGAAGCGCGTACGTGTAAGCCTGCTGCCTCCTGACGACCCCACCGAAAACTAG
- a CDS encoding GNAT family N-acetyltransferase: MNTSDIFTARLRLVAITPELLDAETASYADLAARLEARVPPEWPDSNWEPHVFDFFRKQFVEHPETIGWSRYIVLPLPEPTLIGTVGGYPISAEEAETGYAILKPWQRNGYATEATLAMLQVFSAQGVQSVIAHTFPTMQESIRVMEKCGMRFDGEGAEEGTVRYRITLPSS, translated from the coding sequence TTGAATACCTCTGACATTTTTACGGCTCGGCTACGCCTTGTGGCTATTACACCCGAGCTACTGGATGCGGAAACTGCCAGCTACGCCGATCTTGCTGCGCGTCTTGAGGCACGCGTTCCGCCCGAGTGGCCTGACAGCAACTGGGAACCGCACGTCTTCGATTTCTTCCGCAAGCAGTTTGTGGAACACCCTGAAACGATCGGATGGAGTCGCTACATAGTGCTTCCCTTACCTGAACCGACTTTGATTGGGACAGTGGGAGGATATCCGATCAGCGCAGAGGAAGCTGAGACGGGGTACGCCATTCTGAAACCGTGGCAGCGCAATGGCTATGCCACGGAAGCAACGCTGGCGATGCTGCAGGTATTTTCCGCGCAGGGCGTGCAGAGCGTCATTGCGCATACCTTTCCAACCATGCAGGAATCGATCCGTGTGATGGAGAAGTGTGGCATGCGCTTCGATGGCGAAGGTGCGGAAGAAGGCACCGTTCGCTATCGCATTACGCTTCCTTCATCGTGA